The Daucus carota subsp. sativus chromosome 2, DH1 v3.0, whole genome shotgun sequence genome includes a window with the following:
- the LOC108207980 gene encoding uncharacterized protein LOC108207980, with protein MKKEDTVKLISAEGFEFIIDKKAAMVSQTIRNMLTSPGSFSETEHGRVSFPEISTTILEKICQYFHWSLQYASGKETEFHIEPELTLELMMAANYLHT; from the exons ATGAAGAAAGAAGACACAGTGAAATTAATCAGCGCCGAGGGCTTCGAATTCATAATCGATAAAAAAGCCGCCATGGTTTCTCAAACCATCCGTAACATGCTCACTTCTCCCG GGAGTTTTTCTGAGACGGAGCATGGCCGCGTGTCGTTCCCCGAGATCAGCACCACCATCCTCGAGAAGATTTGTCAGTACTTTCATTGGTCGCTCCAGTATGCTAG CGGAAAGGAGACAGAATTTCATATCGAACCTGAGCTTACTCTGGAACTAATGATGGCTGCAAACTATCTACACACTTGA
- the LOC108209203 gene encoding ras-related protein Rab2BV — MGSRVDNEYDYLFKIVLIGDSGVGKSNILSRFTRNEFCLESKSTIGVEFATRTLQIDGKTVKAQIWDTAGQERYRAITSAYYRGAVGALLVYDITKRQTFENVMRWLRELRDHADSNIVIMMAGNKSDLKHLRSVAEQDGQALAEKEGLSFLETSALEAVNIEKAFQTILTEIYHIISKKALAAEEAAATALPGQGTTINIGDASGNTKKACCST; from the exons ATGGGGAGCAGAGTGGATAATGAGTATGATTACTTGTTTAAGATAGTGTTGATTGGAGATTCTGGGGTGGGGAAATCGAACATACTGTCTAGGTTTACGAGGAATGAGTTCTGTCTGGAGTCTAAGTCTACTATTGGAGTTGAGTTTGCTACTCGAACTCTCcag ATTGATGGAAAGACAGTGAAGGCACAAATATGGGACACTGCAGGACAGGAGAGGTATCGAGCTATCACTAGTGCTTATTACAGAGGAGCTGTTGGTGCTCTCCTTGTCTACGACATCACTAAGAGGCAAACATTTGAAAATGTCATGAGGTGGCTACGTGAATTGAGAGACCATGCAGACTCAAACATTGTCATTATGATGGCGGGAAATAAGTCTGACTTGAAACATCTTAGGTCTGTTGCAGAGCAAGACGGTCAGGCTTTGGCTGAGAAGGAAGGCCTCTCTTTTCTGGAGACATCAGCTTTGGAAGCAGTCAATATCGAGAAGGCATTTCAGACCATCTTAACTGAGATATACCATATCATAAGCAAGAAAGCATTGGCTGCGGAGGAAGCTGCAGCAACTGCCCTTCCTGGTCAAGGGACCACCATTAACATAGGGGATGCATCCGGAAACACAAAGAAAGCTTGTTGTTCTACTTGA
- the LOC108209202 gene encoding serine/threonine-protein phosphatase PP1 isozyme 2, whose protein sequence is MAQNEQQGGQGNGNGIDPVVLDDIINRLLEFRQARTARQVQLSENEIRQLCAASREIFLQQPNLLELEAPIKICGDIHGQYGDLLRLFEYGGFPPEANYLFLGDYVDRGKQSLETICLLLAYKIKYPENFFLLRGNHECASINRIYGFYDECKRRFNVRLWKVFTDCFNCLPVAALIDDKILCMHGGLSPDLTNLDQIRNITRPTDVPDSGLLCDLLWSDPSREVKGWGMNDRGVSYTYGQDKVAEFLMQHDMDLVCRAHQVVEDGYEFFAERQLVTIFSAPNYCGEFDNAGAMMSVDESLMCSFQILKPADKRPRFP, encoded by the exons ATGGCTCAAAATGAGCAGCAGGGGGGTCAGGGAAATGGAAATGGAATAGACCCAGTTGTTCTTGATGATATTATCAATAGGCTTTTGGAGTTTAGGCAAGCTAGGACGGCCAGGCAGGTTCAGCTTTCTGAGAATGAGATCCGCCAGCTCTGCGCTGCGTCTCGAGAAATCTTTCTCCAGCAACCTAATTTATTGGAGCTTGAAGCACCCATCAAGATCTGtg GTGACATTCATGGGCAATATGGTGACCTTTTAAGGCTTTTTGAGTATGGAGGGTTTCCTCCTGAGGCTAATTATTTGTTTCTTGGGGACTATGTGGATCGTGGCAAACAGAGCTTGGAAACGATATGCCTACTCCTtgcatacaaaattaaatatccAGAGAATTTCTTTCTTCTTAGAGGAAACCATGAATGTGCTTCCATTAACAGGATATATGGATTCTATGATGAATGTAAGCGGCGTTTTAACGTGAGACTCTGGAAAGTGTTTACTGACTGTTTCAATTGCCTTCCGGTGGCTGCTCTCATAGATGATAAAATTCTTTGCATGCATGGCGGCCTTTCTCCAGATTTGACCAACTTAGATCAGATAAGAAATATAACTCGTCCAACAGATGTTCCAGACTCTGGTTTGCTCTGTGATTTACTTTGGTCTGATCCTAGTAGAGAAGTCAAAGGCTGGGGAATGAATGATAGGGGAGTCTCATACACTTATGGCCAAGATAAGGTTGCTGAGTTTCTGATGCAGCATGATATGGATCTGGTTTGCCGTGCTCATCAG GTTGTGGAAGATGGGTATGAATTCTTTGCTGAACGTCAGCTTGTAACAATTTTCTCAGCCCCAAACTACTGTGGTGAATTTGATAATGCTGGTGCAATGATGAGTGTCGATGAAAGCTTAATGTGCTCCTTCCAGATTTTGAAGCCTGCAGATAAAAGACCTAGATTTCCGTGA